Within Chelatococcus sp. HY11, the genomic segment GCTGGCTGTCATGGCCGACAAGGTGATCAAGGGCAGGGGCTTCTACCGCACGCTCATGATCTGGCCCTATGCGGTCGCGCCGGCCATCGCCGGCATGCTGTGGCTCTTCCTGTTCAACCCGACCATCGGCACCTTCGCCTATATGTTGCGTCGCGCCGGCTACGACTGGGACCCGCTGCTCAACGGCAACCAGGCCATGATGCTCGTCATCCTGGCCGCGGCCTGGAAGCAGATCAGCTATAATTTCCTGTTCTTTGTCGCGGGGTTACAGGCTATCCCTAAGAGCTTGATCGAAGCGGCGGCCGTGGACGGCGCCCGCGAGATGAAGCGCTTCTGGACCATAGTTTTTCCGCTGCTCGCGCCGACGAGCTTCTTCCTGCTCGTGGTGAACACCGTCTATGCCTTCTTCGACACCTTCGGCATCATCCACGCCGTCACCGGCGGCGGGCCGGGCAAGGCGACGGAAACGCTGGTCTACAAGGTGTACAACGACGGCTTCGTCAATCTGATGCTCGGCAGCTCCGCCGCCCAGTCAGTGATCCTCATGGGCATCGTCATCGCCCTGACGGCAATCCAGTTCCGCTATGTCGAGCGCAAGGTGCATTATGCCTGAGCGCGTCAAGAAAAAGAGATCCTGGCTCAGCCATGCCGTGCTGATCGTAGGCATCCTCGTGGTCGTTTTCCCGATCTACTACACCTTCGTGGCCTCCACGCTGTCGTTGCAGCAGATCCTGCGGCCGCCGCTGCAGCTCGTGCCGGGCAGCCATTTCCTCGATAATTATTATGAGGCGTTGTTCGGGGAGCTTGGGCGCGTGGGCGGGGTCAATGTCTGGCGCCTCCTGATCAACACATCGATTGTGGCGCTCGCGGTCGCGGTCGGGAAGATCGTCATCTCAATCCTGTCCGCCTACGCGATCGTCTTTTTCCGGTTTCCGTTCCGGATGACGTTCTTCTGGGTGATCTTCGTCACGTTGATGCTGCCGGTCGAAGTGCGCATCCTGCCGACCTACAAGGTCATGGTGGATCTCGGGCTCATCGACACCTACACCGGGCTCACCCTGCCGCTGATGGCCTCGGCGACGGCGACGCTCTTGTTCCGCCAGTTCTTCATGACCATTCCGGGTGAGCTTCTTGAGGCGGCGCGCGTGGACGGAGCGGGGCCGTGGCGGTTCTTCTTCGATTTCGTGCTGCCTTTGTCGAGGACCAATATCGCGGCGCTCTTCGTCATCCTCTTCATCTACGGATGGACACAGTATCTCTGGCCGCTTCTGGTCACCAACAGCAACGATATGAACACGATCATCATCGCGCTCCGCAAGATGATCTCCTATGCCGATGCCGACACCCAATGGCACCTGGTGATGGTGACGACGATTTTTGCCATCCTGCCCCCGGTGGCCGTGGTCGTGCTGATGCAGCGCTGGTTCGTGAAGGGCCTTGTCGAGACGGAAAAGTAAGATGGCGACAGTTGCTCTGAAGACGGTGCGCAAAGTTTATGCAGGTGGCATGGAAGCAGTGAAGGGCATCGAGCTCAGCGTGCCGGACGGCGCTCTCTGCGTGCTCGTCGGGCCCTCCGGTTGCGGCAAGTCCACATTGCTGCGCATGGTCGCCGGGCTCGAGGATATCACCGCCGGGACCATCGAGATCGACGGGCGCGTCGTGAATGCGCTTGAGCCAGCGGAGCGGGACATCGCTATGGTGTTCCAGAACTACGCCCTCTATCCGCATATGAGCGTCTACGACAATATGGCTTACGGTCTGCGCAACCGTGGCACGCCTAAAGCCGAGATCGAACGCAAGGTGCGCGAGGCCGCCCGCATGCTGGAGCTGGGCTCCCTGCTGGACCGTCGGCCGCGCCAGCTCTCCGGTGGCCAGCGCCAGCGCGTGGCCATGGGCCGCGCGATCGTCCGCGATCCCAAGGTCTTCCTCTTCGACGAGCCTCTGTCCAATCTCGACGCCAAGCTGCGTGGCCAGATGCGCGTCGAGATCCGCCGCTTGCAACGCGATCTCGGCGTCACCAGCATCTATGTGACGCATGATCAGCTTGAAGCGATGACGCTCGCCGATGTTCTCGTCGTCATGAACAGCGGGAGGATCGAGCAGGTGGGGGCACCGCTCGATGTGTATGAGGAGCCCGCGACGACCTTCGTGGCGAGCTTCATCGGCGCGCCGCCCATGAACCTGCTCGCCCCGGAGCGCCTTTCGGCCGTTGGCGCCGCGCTTGAAGGCGTTCTGCCGGCCGGTGCCGTGACAGTCGGCATCCGTCCCGAGGATCTCGGCACCGTTGAAGCCAAATCAGCCGAAGCCGGGT encodes:
- the ugpA gene encoding sn-glycerol-3-phosphate ABC transporter permease UgpA, with protein sequence MTSRVIFPHKVLPYLLLLPQIAITLVFFYWPASQALRQSTLREDPFGLATTFVGLGNFRQVLSNPDYIGSVQTTIIFSVATALIPMAIALVLAVMADKVIKGRGFYRTLMIWPYAVAPAIAGMLWLFLFNPTIGTFAYMLRRAGYDWDPLLNGNQAMMLVILAAAWKQISYNFLFFVAGLQAIPKSLIEAAAVDGAREMKRFWTIVFPLLAPTSFFLLVVNTVYAFFDTFGIIHAVTGGGPGKATETLVYKVYNDGFVNLMLGSSAAQSVILMGIVIALTAIQFRYVERKVHYA
- the ugpE gene encoding sn-glycerol-3-phosphate ABC transporter permease UgpE, encoding MPERVKKKRSWLSHAVLIVGILVVVFPIYYTFVASTLSLQQILRPPLQLVPGSHFLDNYYEALFGELGRVGGVNVWRLLINTSIVALAVAVGKIVISILSAYAIVFFRFPFRMTFFWVIFVTLMLPVEVRILPTYKVMVDLGLIDTYTGLTLPLMASATATLLFRQFFMTIPGELLEAARVDGAGPWRFFFDFVLPLSRTNIAALFVILFIYGWTQYLWPLLVTNSNDMNTIIIALRKMISYADADTQWHLVMVTTIFAILPPVAVVVLMQRWFVKGLVETEK
- a CDS encoding sn-glycerol-3-phosphate import ATP-binding protein UgpC, which encodes MATVALKTVRKVYAGGMEAVKGIELSVPDGALCVLVGPSGCGKSTLLRMVAGLEDITAGTIEIDGRVVNALEPAERDIAMVFQNYALYPHMSVYDNMAYGLRNRGTPKAEIERKVREAARMLELGSLLDRRPRQLSGGQRQRVAMGRAIVRDPKVFLFDEPLSNLDAKLRGQMRVEIRRLQRDLGVTSIYVTHDQLEAMTLADVLVVMNSGRIEQVGAPLDVYEEPATTFVASFIGAPPMNLLAPERLSAVGAALEGVLPAGAVTVGIRPEDLGTVEAKSAEAGSDGLIAFDVTIDVLEPVGAESYLYARIQDGPIVVRLPGRAAVPESGKLKVAAPIDKLHFFDADGRRLDPLPGAARPT